Proteins from a genomic interval of Scatophagus argus isolate fScaArg1 chromosome 6, fScaArg1.pri, whole genome shotgun sequence:
- the magoh gene encoding protein mago nashi homolog: protein MSTSDFYLRYYVGHKGKFGHEFLEFEFRPDGKLRYANNSNYKNDVMIRKEAYVHKSVMEELKRIIDDSEITKEDDALWPPPDRVGRQELEIVIGDEHISFTTSKIGSLIDVNQSKDPEGLRVFYYLVQDLKCLVFSLIGLHFKIKPI from the exons ATGTCAACAAGTGACTTCTATCTGAGATATTATGTTGGCCACAAAGGGAAGTTTGGACATGAGTTCTTGGAATTTGAATTCAGACCTGACG GTAAACTGAGATATGCAAACAACAGCAACTACAAGAATGACGTCATGATCAGGAAAGAG GCATATGTACACAAAAGTGTGATGGAAGAACTGAAGAGGATCATTGATGACAGTGAGATCACGAAGGAAGACGATGCTCTGTGGCCGCCTCCTGATAGGGTTGGCAGACAG GAACTGGAGATCGTCATTGGGGATGAGCACATTTCTTTTACAACCTCCAAAATTGGCTCCTTGATTGACGTCAACCAGTCAAA GGATCCTGAAGGCCTTCGCGTGTTCTACTACCTGGTGCAAGATCTGAAATGTCTTGTGTTCAGTCTCATCGGTCTACACTTCAAGATCAAGCCCATCTAA
- the aatf gene encoding protein AATF yields the protein MAGSFSRELEDLLNPLPKFADPEDDDDDETTKAKVIEGFNEDDDDDEDGVGPSALRTHNTSLLSETDRRYVGKAVSRKQLLIDIEGSADEEDGDDDDDDDDDDDDEEEEEGCIELEEDEEEDSVGSEEADGGDDESYLEDEEEVGSDAQLASKTNGADMTFPQGVDLYKLTDGMDDLGVSEDDDSGEDTESSDEDDGSDDEEMEDDNEDGEGEGTLRTFSQEKVDEEVEKGKAVKNQLALWDQLLEGRIKIQKALVTANQLPQPQTFPEFKRRGGAKLAGELKNTHKALKALQRSLLELHDQLLYQNAETRTIALGKAGTKDEDEEINSDENEDEQVSLQEGGAPKRKLEMAEYPDFMAKRFAAFTPYRNATLQKWHDKTRLTMGKSCKGFGAFERNILTQVEQVLMDNERLVRRTQTRRSEYTILGKKEAPTLVSETVFPEGEEAERQLKANTHLKDLDEDIFDDDDFYHQLLRELIERKTSAADPNDQVAMGRQWLAIQKLRSKIKKKVDTKASKGRKVRFHIHSKLVNFMAPIDHSSMSDDARSELYRGLFGQNSSARE from the coding sequence ATGGCAGGCTCGTTTTCTCGGGAGCTCGAGGATTTGTTAAATCCGTTGCCTAAATTTGCTGATCCAgaggatgacgatgatgacgagACCACCAAAGCCAAAGTGATAGAAGGATTCAACGAGGACGATGACGACGACGAAGATGGGGTCGGACCCAGCGCTTTGCGGACGCACAACACGTCCTTGCTGTCAGAGACGGACAGAAGGTACGTGGGGAAGGCAGTCTCTCGTAAACAGCTGCTCATTGATATTGAGGGGTCTGCTGATGAGGAGgacggtgatgatgatgatgatgatgatgacgacgacgacgacgaagaggaggaggagggctgcaTAGAGctagaagaagatgaagaagaggattCTGTTGGGAGCGAAGAGGCAGATGGTGGCGATGATGAAAGTTATTtagaagatgaggaggaggtgggcaGCGATGCACAACTAGCATCTAAGACAAATGGTGCTGACATGACCTTTCCTCAGGGAGTGGACTTATATAAACTGACCGATGGCATGGATGACCTGGGAGTGAGTGAAGATGATGATAGTGGCGAGGACACTGAAAGCAGCGATGAAGATGACGGTTCTGATGATGAAGAGATGGAAGATGATAATGAAGATGGCGAGGGCGAGGGAACTCTCCGCACATTTTCCCAAGAAAAAGTAGACGAGGAGGTCGAGAAAGGGAAGGCTGTGAAGAACCAGCTGGCCCTGTGGGACCAACTGCTCGAGGGTCGGATCAAAATCCAGAAAGCTCTGGTGACCGCCAACCAGCTTCCCCAACCGCAGACTTTCCCAGAGTTCAAGAGGAGGGGTGGAGCCAAGCTTGCGGGAGAGCTGAAGAACACCCACAAAGCTTTGAAAGCTCTTCAAAGATCCTTACTGGAGCTGCACGATCAGCTACTCTACCAGAACGCAGAAACAAGGACCATCGCTTTGGGGAAGGCGGGAacaaaagatgaagatgaagagataAACAGTGACGAGAATGAGGATGAGCAGGTGTCTTTGCAGGAAGGTGGAGCACCTAAACGAAAACTGGAGATGGCAGAGTACCCTGACTTCATGGCCAAACGATTTGCTGCTTTCACACCTTACCGTAATGCCACATTGCAGAAATGGCATGACAAAACCAGACTGACTATGGGCAAAAGCTGTAAGGGTTTTGGGGCGTTCGAAAGAAACATATTGACCCAAGTGGAGCAGGTGTTGATGGACAATGAGAGGCTGGTGCGTCGCACCCAGACCCGACGCTCAGAGTACACGAtcctggggaaaaaagaagctCCCACTCTTGTCTCTGAGACCGTCTTTCCAGAGGGAGAAGAGGCGGAACGACAGCTGAAAGCAAACACGCATCTAAAGGATCTGGATGAGGATatatttgatgatgatgatttctaCCATCAGCTACTCAGAGAGCTGATTGAGCGCAAGACCAGTGCAGCGGACCCCAATGACCAGGTGGCTATGGGCAGGCAGTGGCTGGCTATCCAGAAGCTGCGCAGCAAGATCAAGAAGAAGGTGGATACCAAAGCCAGCAAGGGGCGTAAAGTCAGATTCCACATCCACAGTAAGCTTGTCAATTTTATGGCTCCTATTGACCACAGCTCAATGAGTGACGACGCACGCAGCGAACTGTATCGTGGCCTGTTTGGCCAGAACTCCTCAGCCAGGGAGTGA
- the uck2a gene encoding uridine-cytidine kinase 2-A isoform X2: MEMLGQNEIDHHQRQVAILSQDCFYRVLTPEQKAKALKGQFNFDHPDAFDNDLIITTLWDIKEGKTVHIPVYDFVSHSRKEETVTVYPADVVLFEGILMFYSQEIRDFFQMKLFVDTDADTRLSRRVLRDISERGRDLESVLAQYITFVKPAFEEFCLPTKKYADVIIPRGADNLVAINLIVQHIQDILNGGLTKRLNGCINGYGATKKQPNMESSSRPH; the protein is encoded by the exons ATGGAGATGCTGGGACAGAACGAGATAGATCACCATCAGCGGCAAGTGGCCATTCTCAGCCAGGACTGCTTCTACAGGGTCCTCACCCCAGAGCAGAAGGCCAAGGCGCTCAAGGGCCAGTTCAACTTCGACCACCCAG ATGCATTTGATAACGACCTCATAATCACAACTCTGTGGGACATCAAGGAAGGAAAAACAGTTCACATCCCTGTTTACGACTTTGTTTCCCATTCCAG GAAGGAAGAGACTGTGACGGTTTACCCAGCTGATGTGGTGCTGTTTGAGGGCATCTTGATGTTCTATTCTCAAGAGATCCGAGACTTTTTCCAAATGAAGCTGTTCGTGGACACTGATGCAGATACACGTCTGTCCCGAAGAG TGCTGCGTGATATAAGTGAACGAGGACGGGACTTGGAAAGTGTTCTAGCACAGTACATTACTTTTGTCAAGCCAGCTTTTGAGGAGTTTTGTCTGCCA ACAAAGAAATATGCTGATGTGATCATACCAAGAGGAGCTGACAACCTTG TTGCTATAAATCTCATAGTCCAACACATCCAGGATATTCTAAATGGTGGTTTGACCAAACGGCTGAACGGGTGCATTAATGGTTATGGAGCAACAAAGAAGCAGCCAAACATGGAGTCCAGCAGTCGGCCTCACTGA
- the scp2b gene encoding sterol carrier protein 2b isoform X2: MPELQTPRIHAVNTSAGSGLEGFKAHAVFQEINKKLQEEGEQFVKKIGGVFAFKVKDGPDGQEATWFVDVKNGNGCVHNDTAKKADCTISMSDSDLLALMTGKMNPQTAFFQGKLKITGNMGLAMKLQNLQLQPGKAKL, encoded by the exons ATGCCTGAGCTGCAGACACCAAG GATTCACGCCGTGAACACCAGTGCTGGTAGTGGATTGGAAGGGTTCAAGGCGCATGCTGTGTTCCAGGAAATCAACAAGAAGCTGcaggag GAAGGCGAGCAGTTTGTGAAAAAGATCGGGGGAGTGTTTGCCTTCAAAGTGAAGGATGGACCAGATGGACAGGAGGCGACTTGGTTTGTGGATGTGAAGAACGGCAACGGCTGCGTTCACAATGACACAG CTAAGAAAGCAGATTGCACCATTTCCATGTCAGATTCAGACTTGCTGGCCTTGATGACAGGGAAGATGAACCCACAGACT GCGTTTTTCCAGGGCAAGCTGAAGATCACAGGGAACATGGGACTGGCCATGAAGCTTCaaaacctgcagctgcagccaggCAAAGCCAAGCTGTAG
- the cpt2 gene encoding carnitine O-palmitoyltransferase 2, mitochondrial, whose translation MASLLSAHCVASLRKPGNLIHLRTAALGIDKRNYSSKNGCSGEYLHQSVVPSMHYQKSLPRLPIPKLEDTIRRYLAAQRPLLDDEQFRTTEKIAQDFQKGVGTQLHEELITQDKNNKHTSYISGPWFDMYLSARDSVVLNYNPFMSFNPDPKTGYNDQLVRATNIVCSAVRFMKTLRAGLLEPEVFHLNPAKSDTDSFKNFIRWVPSSLSWYGAYMVNAYPLDMSQYFRLFNSTRIPKRGRDELFTDEKGRHLLVMRKGNMYVFDIMDRDGNLVKPAEIQSHLKYILSDPTPAPAFPLGVLTSENRDVWAGLRDKLIAAGNAEDLRIVDSALFCLCLDDESMRDHIHISHNMLHGDGCNRWYDKSFSIILTKDGQGAINFEHSWGDGVAVLRFQNEIFKDTTEQPLVHPGSAAAAVDSASAVRRLQFKLDRELESGIKKAKQNFDSAVSKLTIDAMEFRKGGKELLKKNKLSPDAIAQLAFQMGFLRQYGQTAATYESCSTAAFKHGRTETIRPATIHTKRCSHAFVCQPDKHSVEQLKAMLNECSKYHGQLTKEAAMGQGFDRHLFALRYLAASKGQALDSLYTDPAYAAINHNILSTSTLTSPAVSLGGFAPVVPDGFGVGYGVHDDWIGCNVSSYPARNVHEFLQCVHKSLEDIFTVLEGKSIS comes from the exons ATGGCCAGTCTGCTCTCAGCGCATTGCGTTGCGTCCCTGAGGAAACCTGGAAACCTTATTCATTTAAGAACTGCTGCTTTGGGCATCGACAAGCGAAACTACAGCAGCAAGAATGGGTGTTCCGGCGAGTATTTGCACCAAAGTGTTGTACCATCGATGCACTACCAGAAGAGTTTACCCAG GCTACCCATACCAAAACTGGAAGATACCATCAGGAGGTACTTAGCTGCCCAGAGGCCTCTGTTGGATGATGAACAGTTTAG aacaacagagaaaattgCACAGGATTTCCAGAAGGGTGTGGGGACACAGCTGCATGAGGAACTGATAACGcaggacaaaaacaataagCACACAAGCTACATCTCAG ggCCATGGTTTGACATGTATCTTTCTGCACGCGACTCTGTGGTGCTGAACTACAATCCCTTCATGTCCTTCAATCCTGATCCTAAGACGGGATACAATGACCAGCTGGTGCGAGCAACCAACATAGTGTGTTCAGCTGTGCGTTTCATGAAAACACTGCGAGCTGGACTACTGGAGCCTGAGGTTTTCCACCTCAACCCGGCAAAGAGTGACACAGACAGCTTCAAAAATTTCATCCGCTGGGTTCCATCTTCACTGTCTTGGTATGGAGCTTACATGGTGAATGCTTACCCCCTGGACATGTCCCAGTACTTTCGCCTCTTCAACTCAACTCGGATTCCCAAGCGTGGCCGAGATGAACTCTTCACTGATGAGAAAGGACGGCATCTCTTGGTTATGAGGAAAGGCAACATGTATGTGTTTGACATTATGGACAGGGATGGGAATTTGGTAAAGCCTGCAGAGATCCAGTCCCACTTGAAGTACATTTTGTCCGATCCGACACCAGCGCCTGCCTTTCCCCTCGGGGTCCTGACCAGTGAGAACAGGGACGTGTGGGCCGGCCTGAGGGACAAGCTGATAGCCGCTGGAAACGCAGAGGATTTACGGATAGTTGACAGCgcccttttctgtctctgtctggaTGATGAAAGCATGAGGGACCATATTCACATCTCTCATAACATGCTGCACGGCGATGGCTGCAACCGGTGGTATGACAAATCCTTCAGCATCATTCTGACAAAAGATGGACAGGGGGCAATTAATTTTGAACACTCCTGGGGTGACGGCGTAGCTGTGCTTCGCTTTCAGAATGAGATCTTCAAAGACACAACAGAGCAGCCGCTGGTTCACCCaggatctgctgctgcagctgtggatTCAGCCTCTGCTGTGCGCAGGCTGCAGTTCAAGCTGGACCGCGAGCTGGAGAGTGGCATTAAAAAGGCCAAACAGAACTTTGATTCAGCTGTCTCCAAGCTCACCATTGATGCCATGGAGTTCAGGAAAGGTGGGAAAGAACTGTTAAAGAAGAACAAGTTGAGTCCAGATGCTATTGCCCAGCTGGCTTTTCAGATGGGCTTCCTGAGACAGTATGGACAGACGGCAGCCACATATGAGTCTTGTAGCACTGCGGCATTCAAGCATGGCCGCACAGAAACCATTCGGCCAGCCAccatacacacaaaaagatgTTCACATGCCTTCGTTTGCCAGCCAGACAAACACAGCGTGGAGCAACTAAAGGCCATGCTCAATGAATGTTCAAAGTACCATGGTCAGCTCACCAAGGAAGCGGCTATGG GCCAAGGTTTTGACCGTCACCTGTTTGCTCTGCGATACCTGGCCGCTTCCAAGGGTCAGGCTCTGGACAGCCTGTACACAGACCCAGCATACGCTGCCATCAACCACAACATCCTCTCTACCAGTACCCTCACAAGTCCAGCGGTGAGCCTTGGTGGATTTGCCCCGGTGGTGCCTGATGGGTTCGGCGTTGGCTATGGTGTCCATGACGACTGGATCGGCTGCAATGTCTCCAGCTACCCAGCTCGCAACGTCCATGAattcctgcagtgtgttcacaaGTCTTTAGAAGACATTTTCACTGTCCTGGAAGGAAAGTCAATCAGCTAA
- the med8 gene encoding mediator of RNA polymerase II transcription subunit 8, with protein sequence MQQREEKQLEASVESLISRVAHVKNALHSFIYKLENEYERLTWPSVLDNFALLSGQLNTINKLLKNEKTPSFRSQVIIPLLLSPDRDEDLAKLTEQRVPVFSHEIVPDYLRTKPDPEVEEQEKQLSADAARIGPDVAQKQIQTLNKLCSNLLEKLNNPREDRDAESAAIRQNKPSFNPADTNALVGAVAFGKGLSKCRPPGPVAPGHPGQGPMMSGGPTLQQVTIGGGSGQQAGMGGPVAPQQQGQPGKMPSSIKTNIKSASSSMHPYNR encoded by the exons ATGCAG CAACGAGAAGAGAAACAGTTGGAAGCGTCGGTGGAGTCGCTCATCTCTCGGGTGGCACACGTCAAAAACGCTCTTCACAGTTTCATTTACAAGCTGGAAAATGAATATGAGCGATTAACGTG GCCTTCTGTTTTGGACAACTTCGCTCTTCTATCTGGTCAACTGAACACTATCAATAAACTGCTCAAGAATGAGAAGACGCCATCCTTTCGCAGTCAGGTTATAATACCGCTGCTTCTGTCTCCAGACCGAGATGAGGATTTAGCG AAACTCACAGAGCAGCGTGTCCCAGTGTTCAGCCATGAGATTGTGCCGGACTACTTGCGGACCAAGCCTGATCCAGAGGTGGAGGAACAGGAGAAACAGCTGAGTGCAGATGCAGCACGAATCGGCCCAGACGTTGCACAG aaacagatccAGACATTGAATAAACTGTGTTCCAATCTGCTAGAGAAGCTCAACAATCCTCGTGAAGACAGAGATGCAGAAAGTGCAG cgATAAGACAGAACAAACCTTCTTTTAACCCCGCCGACACGAATGCATTGGTTGGAGCTGTCGCATTTGGAAAGGGGCTTTCCAAATGTAGGCCTCCGGGTCCGGTCGCCCCTGGACATCCAGGACAAGGGCCCATGATGAGTGGAGGTCCAACCTTACAGCAGGTCACCATTGGTGGTGGCTCTGGCCAGCAAGCAGGTATGGGAGGACCTGTGGCTCCACAGCAGCAAGGGCAGCCAG GAAAAATGCCAAGCAGCATCAAGACAAACATCAAATCTGCGTCCAGCTCAATGCATCCGTACAACAGATGA
- the uck2a gene encoding uridine-cytidine kinase 2-A isoform X1: MPGDSETKPGDQAENESNNREPFLIGVAGGTASGKSSVCSKIMEMLGQNEIDHHQRQVAILSQDCFYRVLTPEQKAKALKGQFNFDHPDAFDNDLIITTLWDIKEGKTVHIPVYDFVSHSRKEETVTVYPADVVLFEGILMFYSQEIRDFFQMKLFVDTDADTRLSRRVLRDISERGRDLESVLAQYITFVKPAFEEFCLPTKKYADVIIPRGADNLVAINLIVQHIQDILNGGLTKRLNGCINGYGATKKQPNMESSSRPH; encoded by the exons ATGCCGGGCGACAGCGAGACAAAGCCAGGTGACCAAGCCGAAAATGAGAGCAATAATCGGGAGCCTTTCCTCATTGGTGTGGCTGGAGGGACAGCCAGCGGAAAG TCATCAGTGTGCAGCAAGATCATGGAGATGCTGGGACAGAACGAGATAGATCACCATCAGCGGCAAGTGGCCATTCTCAGCCAGGACTGCTTCTACAGGGTCCTCACCCCAGAGCAGAAGGCCAAGGCGCTCAAGGGCCAGTTCAACTTCGACCACCCAG ATGCATTTGATAACGACCTCATAATCACAACTCTGTGGGACATCAAGGAAGGAAAAACAGTTCACATCCCTGTTTACGACTTTGTTTCCCATTCCAG GAAGGAAGAGACTGTGACGGTTTACCCAGCTGATGTGGTGCTGTTTGAGGGCATCTTGATGTTCTATTCTCAAGAGATCCGAGACTTTTTCCAAATGAAGCTGTTCGTGGACACTGATGCAGATACACGTCTGTCCCGAAGAG TGCTGCGTGATATAAGTGAACGAGGACGGGACTTGGAAAGTGTTCTAGCACAGTACATTACTTTTGTCAAGCCAGCTTTTGAGGAGTTTTGTCTGCCA ACAAAGAAATATGCTGATGTGATCATACCAAGAGGAGCTGACAACCTTG TTGCTATAAATCTCATAGTCCAACACATCCAGGATATTCTAAATGGTGGTTTGACCAAACGGCTGAACGGGTGCATTAATGGTTATGGAGCAACAAAGAAGCAGCCAAACATGGAGTCCAGCAGTCGGCCTCACTGA
- the aldh9a1a.1 gene encoding 4-trimethylaminobutyraldehyde dehydrogenase A, translated as MAMSILDTMPGASTGTVVVTDHLNFWDGKRVKPRQDKNAEPVFEPATGRVLCQMVPCGSEEVDEAMKSAHSAYLKWSKMAGMERARVMLEAARIIRERRENIAKLEVINNGKSITEALVDIDVAWQCIEYYAGLAGTLSGQHIQLPGGAFAYTRREPLGVCAGIGAWNYPFQIASWKSAPALACGNAMVFKPSPMTPVTAVILAEIYKEAGVPDGLFCVVQGGAETGTLLCHHPMVAKVSFTGSVPTGKKVMEMSAKGVKQVTLELGGKSPLLIFKDCELENAIKGALMANFLTQGQVCCNGTRVFVQREILPQFLEEVVKRTKAIPVGDPLLEGTRMGALISKPQLEKVLGYVSQAKKEGARVLCGGEPLVPSDPKLKGGYFMSPCVLDNCRDDMTCVKEEIFGPVMSVLPFDTEEEVIRRANNTTFGLASGVFTRDISRAHRVAANLEAGTCFINNYNISPVEVPFGGYKNSGFGRENGQVTIEYYSQLKTVVVEMGDVESLF; from the exons ATGGCCATGTCTATTCTCGACACCATGCCCGGAGCCTCCACGGGAACCGTTGTAGTCACCGATCATCTGAATTTCTGGGATGGGAAGCGTGTCAAACCCAGGCAGGACAAAAACGCAGAACCCGTGTTTGAACCAGCGACTG GCCGTGTCTTGTGTCAGATGGTCCCCTGTGGGTCTGAGGAGGTGGATGAGGCCATGAAGAGCGCGCACAGTGCCTACCTGAAATGGAGCAAGATGGCAGGCATGGAGAGGGCTCGGGTGATGCTGGAGGCGGCGCGCATTATCAGG GAAAGAAGGGAGAATATTGCAAAGCTGGAAGTGATCAACAATGGCAAGTCCATCACTGAAGCACTGGTGGATATTGATGTTGCCTGGCAGTGCATTGAGTACTATGCTGGCCTGGCTGGTACACTTTCAG GTCAGCACATCCAGCTTCCCGGTGGAGCATTTGCTTACACCAGGAGGGAGCCCCTTGGAGTTTGTGCTGGAATTGGTGCGTGGAATTACCCCTTCCAGATTGCGTCATGGAAGTCTGCTCCTGCGCTGGCGTGTG GTAATGCCATGGTGTTTAAGCCCTCTCCAATGACTCCTGTGACTGCTGTTATACTGGCTGAGATTTACAAGGAGGCCGGTGTGCCCGATGGCCTCTTCTGTGTGGTACAAGGTGGAGCAGAGACCGGCACTTTGCTCTGCCATCACCCAATGGTTGCCAAAGTCTCTTTCACCGGCAGCGTGCCAACAGGAAAAAAG GTCATGGAAATGTCTGCAAAGGGGGTGAAGCAGGTAACTCTGGAGCTTGGAGGAAAATCTCCGCTCCTTATCTTCAAAGACTGTGAGCTGGAGAATGCAATTAAGGGAGCACTCATGGCAAACTTCCTGACACAGGGGCAG GTTTGCTGCAATGGGACCAGGGTGTTTGTACAAAGAGAGATCTTGCCTCAGTTCCTGGAAGAGGTGGTGAAGAGGACAAAGGCCATTCCTGTGGGCGACCCTCTGCTCGAGGGCACCAGAATGGGAGCACTGATCAGCAAACCACAGCTGGAGAAAGTACTGGGATATGTCAGTCAGGCCAAGAAAGAG GGAGCCAGGGTGCTCTGTGGAGGAGAGCCTTTGGTCCCCAGTGACCCCAAACTGAAAGGGGGCTATTTCATGTCACCCTGTGTTCTTG ATAACTGCAGAGATGACATGACCTGTGTGAAGGAGGAGATTTTTGGCCCAGTTATGTCTGTGCTGCCTTTcgacacagaggaagaagtgaTCCGGAGGGCAAACAACACCACCTTTGGACTGGCCTCTGGAGTCTTCACCAG GGATATTTCTCGAGCCCATCGTGTGGCTGCGAACCTCGAGGCAGGGACCTGCTTCATCAACAACTACAACATCAGCCCTGTTGAAGTGCCATTTGGAGGATACAAGAATTCAG GCTTTGGCAGAGAGAACGGCCAGGTGACAATCGAGTACTATTCCCAGCTGAAGACTGTGGTGGTGGAAATGGGCGACGTTGAGAGCCTCTTCTAA
- the tmco1 gene encoding calcium load-activated calcium channel, with translation MSTMFADTILIVFISVCTALLAEGITWVLVYRTEKYKRLKAEVEKQSKKLEKKKETITESAGRQQKKKIERQEEKLKNNNRDLSMVRMKSMFAIGFCFTALMGMFNSIFDGRVVAKLPFVPLSYIQGLSHRNLLGEDYTDCSFIFLYILCTMSIRQNIQKMLGLAPSRAATKQAGGFLGPPPQAAKFS, from the exons ATGAGTACCATGTTTGCAGACACGATCCTGATCGTGTTCATCTCTGTTTGTACAGCTCTGTTAGCCGAAG GAATTACCTGGGTTTTAGTGTATCGGACTGAAAAGTACAAGAGGCTAAAGGCtgaggtggaaaaacaaagcaaaaaac ttgagaagaagaaggagaccATCACAGAATCTGCAGGACgtcagcagaagaagaaaatcg agagacaggaagagaaactgaagaacaacaacagagactTGTCTATG GTGCGCATGAAGTCCATGTTTGCCATAGGCTTCTGCTTTACAGCTTTGATGGGCATGTTCAACTCCAT ctttgatgGAAGAGTTGTAGCCAAACTGCCATTTGTGCCGCTGTCCTACATCCAAGGACTGTCACACCGCAACCTGCTGGGCGAGGATTACACTGATTGCTCCTTTATCTTCTTATATATCCTCTGCACCATGTCCATCAGACAG AACATTCAGAAGATGCTCGGTCTCGCACCCTCCAGAGCTGCAACGAAACAGGCTGGAGGATTCCTGGGACCCCCTCCCCAAGCAGCTAAGTTTTCCTAA
- the scp2b gene encoding sterol carrier protein 2b isoform X1 yields MQNLKRYPRHSRGSRIHAVNTSAGSGLEGFKAHAVFQEINKKLQEEGEQFVKKIGGVFAFKVKDGPDGQEATWFVDVKNGNGCVHNDTAKKADCTISMSDSDLLALMTGKMNPQTAFFQGKLKITGNMGLAMKLQNLQLQPGKAKL; encoded by the exons ATGCAGAATCTAAAGAGATATCCGCGTCACAGCCGTGGCTCGAG GATTCACGCCGTGAACACCAGTGCTGGTAGTGGATTGGAAGGGTTCAAGGCGCATGCTGTGTTCCAGGAAATCAACAAGAAGCTGcaggag GAAGGCGAGCAGTTTGTGAAAAAGATCGGGGGAGTGTTTGCCTTCAAAGTGAAGGATGGACCAGATGGACAGGAGGCGACTTGGTTTGTGGATGTGAAGAACGGCAACGGCTGCGTTCACAATGACACAG CTAAGAAAGCAGATTGCACCATTTCCATGTCAGATTCAGACTTGCTGGCCTTGATGACAGGGAAGATGAACCCACAGACT GCGTTTTTCCAGGGCAAGCTGAAGATCACAGGGAACATGGGACTGGCCATGAAGCTTCaaaacctgcagctgcagccaggCAAAGCCAAGCTGTAG